The Candida dubliniensis CD36 chromosome 5, complete sequence genome has a window encoding:
- a CDS encoding hydroxyproline-rich glycoprotein, putative (Similar to Chlamydomonas reinhardtii GP1): MQFSTLVSLAAVIVSTNAAALLTQTVESSTVVTITSCGTEATNCPAASPAPSGSAPAPPAPEQPESAPAPAPSAPAPEQPEQPATPATPATPAAPAPSAPAPEQPEQPATPATPDTPAAPAPSAPAPEQPAGPAPSAPAPGPEQPAAPASPAPAPSASAPEQPAGPAPSGPAPSASAPEQPAGPAPSGPAPGPEQPAAPTSKEAESTPAPAPSAPAGPEQPESAPAPGPSAPAGPEQPASSVSNSTSPSSVPTFEGAAAKQYITGSVAVIAAALLAL, from the coding sequence ATGCAATTCTCAACCCTTGTTTCATTAGCTGCTGTTATCGTTTCAACCAACGCTGCTGCTCTTCTTACTCAAACAGTTGAATCTTCAACTGTGGTTACCATTACTTCATGTGGTACAGAAGCAACAAACTGTCCAGCTGCTTCTCCAGCTCCATCTGGGTCAGCTCCAGCTCCACCAGCTCCAGAGCAACCAGAATCCgcaccagcaccagcaccatCAGCTCCAGCTCCTGAACAACCAGAGCAACCAGCTACTCCAGCTACTCCAGCCACCCCAGCTGCCCCAGCTCCATCAGCTCCAGCTCCTGAACAACCAGAGCAACCAGCTACTCCAGCTACTCCAGATACCCCAGCTGCTCCAGCTCCATCAGCTCCAGCTCCTGAACAACCAGCTGGTCCAGCACCATCTGCTCCAGCACCAGGTCCAGAACAACCAGCTGCCCCAGCTTCTCCAGCTCCAGCACCATCTGCTTCTGCTCCTGAACAACCAGCCGGCCCAGCACCATCTGGTCCAGCACCATCTGCTTCTGCTCCTGAACAACCAGCCGGCCCAGCACCATCTGGTCCAGCACCAGGTCCAGAACAACCAGCTGCTCCAACCTCAAAAGAAGCTGAATCAACACCAGCTCCAGCACCATCTGCCCCAGCCGGTCCAGAGCAACCGGAATCTGCTCCAGCTCCAGGCCCATCTGCCCCAGCCGGTCCAGAGCAACCAGCTTCATCTGTTTCTAACTCTACTTCTCCATCTAGTGTCCCAACTTTTGAAGGTGCTGCCGCTAAACAATACATTACTGGTAGTGTCGCTGTTATTGCTGCTGCTTTATTAGCTTTGTAA
- a CDS encoding uncharacterized protein (Tca3/gypsy-like retrotransposon relic, putative;~transposable element) yields MRFKSTNLEKTNNLLTGTTSTAPAISHILMLTTIAITISPMPIKTTTTRNQISPESLKPIIKRQEIRESNSTNYQSPTTTTTMSILPISMLSKPYSRLHTNQTMTQSSNPFNQTIQRGNPTIRNVAAIDISQGLPHVLLDSRADANFIPPQLSTQGKVTPLDKPIIATTATNKRHAITHRVEFTITQPFHLKFSAYVLPGVKRIILDKPTLRHLQYQIIPHAEFITLAGKRYNCSLKRFANSISISVSSISTLNHESLLTAIKTKYPSLTDTTPRKPKNRALQIRHHNNHHYTSDFKTIFHQCPR; encoded by the coding sequence ATGCGTTTCAAATCAACCAACTTAGAGAAAACCAACAACCTTCTTACGGGAACAACAAGTACCGCTCCGGCTATAAGTCACATTCTTATGTTAACAACTATCGCAATAACAATAAGTCCTATGCCTATCAAGACAACTACTACAAGAAACCAAATAAGTCCAGAAAGTTTGAAGCCAATTATAAAAAGGCAAGAGATCAGGGAAAGTAACTCTACGAATTATCAATCCCCGACAACGACCACGACGATGTCAATTTTACCGATCTCGATGCTTCTGAAACCATATCTGAGGCTCCATACGAATCAGACAATGACTCAATCCCTGAATCCTTTCAATCAGACCATTCAGCGAGGCAACCCAACGATTAGAAATGTTGCTGCTATTGATATTAGTCAAGGTTTACCACATGTCCTTCTTGACTCTAGAGCTGACGCAAATTTTATTCCCCCTCAACTAAGTACCCAGGGTAAAGTTACACCACTTGACAAACCAATCATAGCTACTACTGCCACCAACAAACGGCACGCCATTACCCATAGGGTCGAATTTACCATTACCCAACCCTTTCACCTCAAGTTTTCCGCCTATGTTCTTCCCGGTGTCAAACGTATTATTTTAGACAAACCTACCTTGCGGCACCTCCAATACCAAATAATACCCCATGCAGAGTTCATCACACTTGCTGGTAAAAGATACAACTGTTCCCTTAAACGATTCGCTAACAGTATCTCCATTTCTGTATCTAGTATCTCAACCCTCAACCATGAGAGTTTACTCACTGCCATAAAAACCAAATACCCGTCCCTCACGGACACCACGCCACGAAAACCAAAGAACAGGGCCTTACAAATACGACATCACAATAACCACCACTACACCAGTGATTTCAAAACCATATTTCACCAATGTCCAAGATaa